The proteins below come from a single Manduca sexta isolate Smith_Timp_Sample1 chromosome 3, JHU_Msex_v1.0, whole genome shotgun sequence genomic window:
- the LOC115453225 gene encoding uncharacterized protein LOC115453225, with protein sequence MIKMKRICHLIFRLLFLLDGGVWSLRNLSISVPRAVLSGEGQSAVLRCSYDLEGAALYSIRWYRAETEFYRFVPREMPPTMVFPLPGASVDLTQSDRHQVRIVNMNRRLSGDYQCEVSADAPLFHTDIRSAPLTVVDPPFRAPRLTISRGSYARGDVLRANCSVDEAYPAPNITWILDEHKIAETVSWRPSELDFKERGAFSQLEISILEAEHYKMGLTYTSSNLNRAYQDHYVYDKVDKEDKDVLRYTLIPPPNGQFALSCIATIYDIYARKSEPVYIKEDAPHPASVTGEDSSGTAASNSFLLTSVCVCASLLTL encoded by the exons GTGGAGTCTGGTCCCTCCGCAACCTGTCCATCTCAGTCCCTCGCGCGGTCTTGTCCGGTGAGGGCCAGTCGGCCGTCCTCCGCTGCTCCTACGACCTGGAGGGCGCTGCGCTTTACTCCATCAGGTGGTATCGTGCGGAGACAGAGTTCTACCGGTTCGTGCCGCGGGAAATGCCTCCTACTATGGTGTTCCCGCTGCCTGGAGCTTCAGTTGAT TTGACACAATCAGACCGTCACCAAGTCCGCATCGTGAACATGAATCGGCGGTTGAGCGGCGACTATCAGTGCGAGGTCTCCGCCGACGCGCCGCTCTTCCACACTGATATACGCTCAGCACCACTTACAGTCGTTG ATCCCCCATTCCGGGCACCGCGTCTCACAATATCCCGGGGGAGCTACGCGCGAGGCGACGTGCTGAGAGCTAACTGCTCGGTAGACGAAGCCTACCCTGCGCCTAATATCACTTGGATATTGGATGAACATAAG ATAGCAGAAACAGTGTCTTGGCGTCCCTCGGAGCTGGACTTCAAGGAACGAGGGGCGTTCAGCCAACTGGAGATCTCGATTTTGGAGGCAGAGCACTACAAGATGGGCTTGACGTACACCAGCTCCAATCTAAACAGGGCCTACCAGGATCATTACGTTTACGACAAAGTCGATAAAGAAGACAAGGATGTGTTGAG GTATACCCTAATCCCTCCACCTAACGGTCAGTTTGCTCTAAGCTGCATCGCCACCATATACGATATCTATGCGCGGAAGAGTGAACCGGTCTACATCAAAGAAGACGCTCCTCATCCTGCCTCTGTTACCGGAGAAGATTCCTCAG GTACAGCAGCATCCAACAGTTTCCTACTGACATCCGTGTGCGTGTGCGCATCGCTCCTAACGTTATGA